A window of Agrobacterium vitis genomic DNA:
AATGACAGATCAACGCAGGGAATATCAAAGCCCGCCGAACAGCGCACAGACTGCCCACGCATGGAGAGCGGGCGAACATCATAGAGCGGCGTTTGTGCCAGCAGATTGGCGGCACGCAATGGCTCGGTGGCTGATGAGAAGGACATCAGCGCAAAGTTGGGCGTGAGGATGAAGCCATAGGTTTGGGTGGTGGAGTTTTCGCTCATGTCCCTTTTGTATTGCAGAATGTCTCTTTTATGCAATTAGGACGGAGGGGAAATGACTAGCTTATCAAACAATATGTGATGGTGCGGGTGTTTACCCCCCTCTGTCCTGCCGGACATCTCCCCCTCAAGGGGGGAGATCGACTTGGAGTTGATCTTTCATCTCATTTTCAGCGTTTCGATGACTGAAATGGGTTTGTGGAATTGACCGCTCAAGTCTAACCAATCTCCCTCCTTGAGGGGGAGATTCCCGGCAGTGCAGAGGGGGGGGTAACACCCGCGCCAACACAAACCATCCCCGTCCACCAAATCCTGAAACGAGCGGGCATCATGCGCTATTCGGCTTTGTCGATTTTTCTGAACGGTCTTCGCGGCAATAAAAACTGGGCTGCCCATTGGCGGCAGCCGGAGCCTAAACAACATTATGATGTGGTCATTGTTGGCGGCGGCGGTCATGGTCTGGCCACGGCCTATTACCTATCCAAGGTCTTCGGCATCAAAAATATCGCCGTGGTGGAAAAGGGCTATATTGGCTCTGGCAATGTCGGGCGCAACACCACCATTATCCGCTCCAATTATCTGCTGCCGGGCAACAATCCCTTCTACGAGTTTTCCATGAAACTGTGGGAAGGGCTGGAGCAGGATTTCAATTTCAACGCCATGGTGTCGCAGCGCGGCGTGGTCAATCTCTATCATTCCGATGCCCAGCGCGATGCCTATACCCGGCGCGGCAATGCCATGCGCCTGCACGGTGTGGATGCCGAATTGCTGGACCGCGACGCGATCAAAGCCATGCTGCCGTTTCTGGATTACGACAACGCTCGCTTCCCCATTCAGGGCGGCTTGATGCAGCGCCGCGGCGGCACGGTGCGCCATGATGCTGTGGCTTGGGGCTATGCGCGGGGGGCGGATACCCATGGCGTGGACATTCTTCAAAACTGCGAAGTCACTGGTATTCGCCGTGAAAATGGCAGGGCGGTGGGGGTGGAAACCACCCGTGGTTTCATCGGCTGCGGCAAACTGGCGCTGGCCGCTGCTGGTAATTCATCCCGTGTGGCCGAGATGGTCGGGCTGAAACTGCCGATGGAAAGTCATGTGCTGCAAGCCTTTGTCTCGGAGGGGCTAAAACCCTTTATCGATTGCGTGGTCACCTTTGGCGCGGGCCATTTTTACGTCTCGCAATCGGATAAGGGCGGGCTGGTGTTTGGCGGCGATATTGATGGTTATAATTCCTACGCCCAGCGCGGCAATCTCGCCACCGTTGAGCATGTGGCGGAAGCGGGTAAGGCGATGATTCCGTCTTTGTCACGCATCCGCGTACTGCGCAGCTGGGGCGGCGTGATGGATATGAGCATGGATGGCTCGCCAATCATCGACAAGGTGCATCTGGACAATCTCTATCTCAATTCCGGCTGGTGCTATGGCGGTTTCAAGGCCACGCCTGCCTCGGGCTATTGCTTCGCCCATCTGATCGCCAAGGGCGAGAGCCACGAAACGGCGCGTGCCTTCCGGCTGGATCGGTTTGAACGCGGCTATATTCTCGATGAAAAGGGCCAGGGTGCCCAGCCGAACCTTCACTAGAATCTGCCAGGTTCAGATTGAACCTGACAGATTCTAGATTCTTTTGTTGTCGTTTGTCTTTTCGGGAAAACCGGTGACCACTTTTCCCTGACAAACTCTAAGGATTCTGATTATGGCGAGCCTCATTCCCTGCCCCCATTGCGGGCCAAGACCCAAAGAAGAATACACCATCAAGGGTGCAGCCCTTGCACGTCCAGCGTCCGATGCTGGCTCAGACGTATGGCACGATTACGTCTATCTGCGTGACAATCCACGCGGAGCCTATGAGGAATACTGGCACCACACATCCGGTTGCCGCCGCTGGATTGTTGTGTGCCGAGACACGGCCACCCACGAAATTTCCGCAAGCTTCGATGCATCAACACGCAAAGGGGTGAGCGCATGACATCCTATCGTCTGAAAAGCGGCGGTCTGGTGGATCGCAAAACCGCGCTTCCCTTCACCTTTGACGGCAAAGCCATGAGCGGCTTTGCGGGCGATACGCTGGCGTCTGCGCTGTTGGCCAATGGCCAGCAATTGGTGGGCCGCAGCTTCAAATATCACCGTCCGCGTGGCATTCTCACGGCCGGTGCAGCCGAGCCTAACGCCTTGATGACGATTGGTCGCGGCGGACGCACAGAACCCAACACCCGTGCCACCATGCAGGAGCTTTATGCCAGGCTGGAAGCCAACAGCCAAAACCGCTGGCCGAGCCTTGAGCACGATATTGGTGCGGTCAACAGCCTGCTGTCGCCGTTTCTAAGTGCGGGCTTCTACTATAAAACCTTCATGTGGCCCGCAAAGTTCTGGGAAAAGCTCTATGAGCCGATAATCCGCAAGGCCGCCGGACTCGGCAAGGCAAGCTATGAAGCCGATCCCGATGCCTATGAAAAATGCTGGGCGCATTGCGACCTGCTGGTGATTGGTGCAGGTGCCGCCGGTTTGATGGCGGCTCTGGCTGCTGGCCGTGCGGGTGCGCGGATTATTCTGCTGGATGAGCAGGCGCAAATCGGCGGCGGGCTGCTGGCTGAAACGGCATTGGTCAATGGTGTTGCCGCCTCTGATTTTGTCGCCGCCACAAGGGTAGAGCTGGAAGCCCTGCCCAATGTGCAAATCCTCGCCCGTACCACAGCGTTTGGCTGGTACGATGGCAATGTCTTCGGTGCCGTTGAGCGGGTGCAAAAACACCTCGCTCTCCCCGCCGCCAACCGCCCGGTGGAGCGCCTATGGCGCATTGCCGCGAAGAAAGCCATTTTGGCCACGGGTGCCGAAGAACGCCCACTGGTGTTCGGCGGCAATGATATTCCGGGTGTGATGATGGCCGGAGCCATGCGCCGTTATCTCAACCACTATGGCGTCGCGCCGGGCAAGAAAACGGCCATCTTCACCACCAATGACAGCGGCTATGCACTGGCGGCGGACCTTGAAGCCGCAGGGGTTAGAGTCACAGCCCTGATTGATAGTCGCCGCGATGCCACGACTGCTTATCAGGGCAAGGCGCGATTGGTGCGCGGTGGTTTGGTCAGCAATGTTTACGGCGGGAAATCCGTTGAGGGGCTTGATCTGTGGCGCGAAGGGCAGTTGGAACGGCTTGAGGTGGATAGTCTTGCCATGTCGGGCGGCTTCTCGCCGATCATACACCTTGCATGTCACAGGGGTGGTAAGCCGCGTTGGTCAGATGAGCATTCGGCCTTTTTGGCTCCGGAGAGCTTGAACAATCTGGTTTTGGCTGGTTCCGCGTCTGGTGTCTTTGGGCTTGTGGCCTCAATGGCGTCTGGTTTTGAGCAGGCAAAACAAGCATTGACGGCTCTGGGTTTCACGATTCAAACGCTGGATATGCCGAGTGTTGAGGGTGACATTATCCCCACACCAGCCAAGCCAGTTTGGTCCATTCCCTGCATCAAGGCCAAGGCTTTCGTGGATTTCCAGAACGACGTGCATACCAAGGATTTAGGCCTTGCCGTGCAGGAAGGCTATGGCCATGTAGAGCTTGCCAAGCGCTACACCACCAATGGCATGGCAACCGATCAGGGCAAGCTCTCCAATGTCAATGCCATCGGGTTGTTGGCCGAGGCGCGGCGTATATCTCCCGCCGAGGTTGGCACCACGACGTTTCGGCCCTTCTACACCCCGGTGTCCTTTGGCGCGCTTGCGGGCACATCGCATGGCAAACATTTTCAGCCAGTGCGCAAATCACCCTTGCATGATTGGGCGGCCAAGAATGGTGCGACCTTTGTGGAAACCGGCCTGTGGTATCGCTCGGCATGGTTTCCACAATCCGGGGAAAACGGCTGGCGCGAAAGCGTGGACCGAGAGGTCAAAAACGTCCGAACCAATGCCGGGATTTGCGATGTCTCCATGCTCGGCAAAATCGAGATTTGCGGGCCAGATGCGGCGGAGTTCTTGAACCGCGTCTATTGCAACGCCTTCTTGAAACTGCCCGTGGGCAAGGCCCGCTATGGGCTGATGCTGCGCGAAGATGGCTTTATCTATGACGACGGTACCACCAGCCGCATGGAAGACAATCGTTACTTCATGACCACCACCACGGCCTATGCGGCGGGCGTGATGAACCATCTGGAATTCTGCGCCCAAGTGCATTGGCCGGAACTGGATGTGCGGCTGGCTTCTGTGACCGATCAATGGGCGCAAATGGCAGTGGCTGGGCCAAAATCCCGCGCCATTTTGCAAAAGCTGGTTGATGAAGACATTTCCAACGAGGCTTTCCCCTATCTCGCGGCCAAGGATGTGTCCCTCTTGGGTGGTCGGTTGAAGGGGCGGCTGTTCCGAATCTCCTTCTCAGGCGAGTTGGCCTTTGAATTGGCCGTGCCTGCCGATTTTGGCGAAAGCATTGCCGACGCCGTGATGTTGGCGGGCAAGGAAGATGGCATTCAGCCCTATGGCATTGAAGCCTTGTCAGTGCTGCGCATCGAAAAGGGCCATGTGACCCACAATGAAATCAATGGCACGGTGATGCCTGCCGATCTCGGCTTTGGCAAAATGGTCAGCGCCACCAAACCTGATTTTATCGGCAAACATATGCTGAACCGAGAAGGCTTGACGGCCTCGGATCGCCCACAACTGGTCGGCGTTGTGCCTTTGGATGCCAAGACAAGCTTCAAAACCGGCGCACATATCTTGAACAAGGATGCTGACCCAACACTGGAAAATGACCAAGGCTACGTCACATCATCCTGCTTCTCACCGCATATCGGCTCCACCATCGGCCTTGCGCTGGTGAAGAGTGGTGCTTCTCGCCATGGCGAGGAGGTGTTGGTGTGGAATGGGCTGCGCAACGAGTTTACACCCGCCCAGTTGGTGAACCCGGTTTTTGTTGATCCAAACAATGAGAAACTCCATGCCTGAGAACGCCCTGCCTGACTCTGTCCTGGCCGATTTCCACCTTGTTCGCCGTCCAGCACTCGCCACCAAGGCGGTGGAGCGGTTTG
This region includes:
- a CDS encoding sarcosine oxidase subunit beta family protein encodes the protein MRYSALSIFLNGLRGNKNWAAHWRQPEPKQHYDVVIVGGGGHGLATAYYLSKVFGIKNIAVVEKGYIGSGNVGRNTTIIRSNYLLPGNNPFYEFSMKLWEGLEQDFNFNAMVSQRGVVNLYHSDAQRDAYTRRGNAMRLHGVDAELLDRDAIKAMLPFLDYDNARFPIQGGLMQRRGGTVRHDAVAWGYARGADTHGVDILQNCEVTGIRRENGRAVGVETTRGFIGCGKLALAAAGNSSRVAEMVGLKLPMESHVLQAFVSEGLKPFIDCVVTFGAGHFYVSQSDKGGLVFGGDIDGYNSYAQRGNLATVEHVAEAGKAMIPSLSRIRVLRSWGGVMDMSMDGSPIIDKVHLDNLYLNSGWCYGGFKATPASGYCFAHLIAKGESHETARAFRLDRFERGYILDEKGQGAQPNLH
- a CDS encoding sarcosine oxidase subunit delta, translated to MASLIPCPHCGPRPKEEYTIKGAALARPASDAGSDVWHDYVYLRDNPRGAYEEYWHHTSGCRRWIVVCRDTATHEISASFDASTRKGVSA
- a CDS encoding sarcosine oxidase subunit alpha gives rise to the protein MTSYRLKSGGLVDRKTALPFTFDGKAMSGFAGDTLASALLANGQQLVGRSFKYHRPRGILTAGAAEPNALMTIGRGGRTEPNTRATMQELYARLEANSQNRWPSLEHDIGAVNSLLSPFLSAGFYYKTFMWPAKFWEKLYEPIIRKAAGLGKASYEADPDAYEKCWAHCDLLVIGAGAAGLMAALAAGRAGARIILLDEQAQIGGGLLAETALVNGVAASDFVAATRVELEALPNVQILARTTAFGWYDGNVFGAVERVQKHLALPAANRPVERLWRIAAKKAILATGAEERPLVFGGNDIPGVMMAGAMRRYLNHYGVAPGKKTAIFTTNDSGYALAADLEAAGVRVTALIDSRRDATTAYQGKARLVRGGLVSNVYGGKSVEGLDLWREGQLERLEVDSLAMSGGFSPIIHLACHRGGKPRWSDEHSAFLAPESLNNLVLAGSASGVFGLVASMASGFEQAKQALTALGFTIQTLDMPSVEGDIIPTPAKPVWSIPCIKAKAFVDFQNDVHTKDLGLAVQEGYGHVELAKRYTTNGMATDQGKLSNVNAIGLLAEARRISPAEVGTTTFRPFYTPVSFGALAGTSHGKHFQPVRKSPLHDWAAKNGATFVETGLWYRSAWFPQSGENGWRESVDREVKNVRTNAGICDVSMLGKIEICGPDAAEFLNRVYCNAFLKLPVGKARYGLMLREDGFIYDDGTTSRMEDNRYFMTTTTAYAAGVMNHLEFCAQVHWPELDVRLASVTDQWAQMAVAGPKSRAILQKLVDEDISNEAFPYLAAKDVSLLGGRLKGRLFRISFSGELAFELAVPADFGESIADAVMLAGKEDGIQPYGIEALSVLRIEKGHVTHNEINGTVMPADLGFGKMVSATKPDFIGKHMLNREGLTASDRPQLVGVVPLDAKTSFKTGAHILNKDADPTLENDQGYVTSSCFSPHIGSTIGLALVKSGASRHGEEVLVWNGLRNEFTPAQLVNPVFVDPNNEKLHA